In the Candidatus Dormiibacterota bacterium genome, GAGCGCGTTGTTGTCGCCCGCCCGCTCGGCCTTGACCCGCCAGAAGTCGAAGAACGTCAGCCCGACGAACACGACCCCGAGGAAGAGGCTAAGCGCCAGCTGGCTGATCGGGAAGTGGAAGATCAACGTCGCGAAGCTGATCACGATGCCAACGAGTAGCGCCCCCAAGAGATATCGACCCCAGGCCGCCATGTTGATGCTGGTCAGATAGACGACCGCGGCGGCGACCAGGAAGATGCCGACCGTGCCCAGCAGCGCGCTGCCAACCGCATCGGGTTTGGCGTTCAGGTAGTAGGAAACGATCGGGGCGATGAAGAGACCCTCGACCACCGAGAAGACGGTAAAGAGGCCGACTGCGAGGCTCTGGTTCTTGCTGTTCGTCGCCGCCTGGATCCCGAAGATCAACCCGATGGCGACCAGGAAGTAAAGAATCCAGGGGATGTTCTGCGGCACCACGCCGGATATCCAGAGGTAGACGCCGCCCGCTGTGAGGGCCAGCGAGAGGGCAAGCCAACCCATCACTCGGCTGAGCAATGAACGCTCGACCTGGGTCTGCGTCTGGAGCATTTCGTGCGGCAACATCACTCTGAACCTACCACAGAATCCCGTGGGCTACACTATCGCGTTTTCTTATACTGATGGCTTCCGTGAGCAATTTGAACCGGCTCGGATCGACGCTTGCCTGTGGCCTTGGGCTGCTGCTGGCGGCCTGCGGCTCGAGCACCGCCACGGCGACCCCAACGCCGACCCCCAGCCGCCCCGGACCCGCCATGGTGCAGATCGAAAATTCGATCCTGGCGCGACCGCTGGCCGGGGTGCAGCCGGCCAACATCGTCTACGAATACCTGGCGGAAGGCGGCATCACGCGGATGACCGTGATCTACTTCTCGCCCTCGGGGAGCCAGAAGATCGAACCGGTGCGCAGCGCCCGGCCCGTAACGCTCCGGCTGTGGCACGCGTACCACGGCGTGCTCTTTTTCTCTGGCGCAAACATCAAAGTGCTGCAGGCGATCCAGGACCAGCACATCCCGGCGCTCACCGAGGGCAGCGATGGCGGCGCCTACTTTGCCCGGGATCCCAGCCGGCGGGCGCCACATAATCTCTATACCGACGGCAATCGCCTCGCCCAGGGCGTCGGTAAGTACGCCCCCGGCGTTACCTACGTGCTGCCGTCACCCGCTGAGCCCGCCGCCAGCCCGGCGCCCGCGGTCGCGAATCGTATCGTGTTCGACCAGACAAATTCCCACCGCGTCATCTACACCTACTCGGCCGCGGACAACGCGTACGCCTACGGCACGGCGCTCGGCGCGCTTGTGGACCAGGACACGGGTCAGCCGATCAAACCCGTAAACGTCATCCTGCTCCAGGTCGCGCATCACGACGCCGGCTTCACCGACGTCAACGGTGTGCCGGCTGTCGACTTCGACCTGCTAGGCACCGGTCCGGCTGATGTCTTCACCCGGGGTCATCACTACACGGCCACCTGGGACCTGTCGAACCCCGAGCTGCCCCTGAAGATCGTCGGCGCCGATGGCAAGGTGATGCGGCTTCCCAGCGGATTGACCTGGTTCCATCTGGTCGATCCAGGGACGCCTGTCACGGCGTCCTGACGTAGACTCGGGGCAACAGGCGCTCGAAGGCCGGTACCGCCTTGGTGCCGGCCGTTGTTCTTTCGTTAATCTAATTGACATGGTGATCACCACTCGTTTCGAGCTTGGCGCCCCCGTCGAGTCCGCTTGGGCATACCTGCTTGACGTGCCGAAGATCGCGCACTGCGTCCCGGGCGCGTCGCTCACCGAGGTGATCGACGACAAGACCTACGCCGGCAAGGTCGAGGTCAAACTCGGACCGATCGGCGTCTCCTACAAGGGGCGGATCAAGATCGAGAGCATGGACGAGACGACGCACACCGTGAACATCAGGGCCGAGGGCGCGGAAACGCGCGGCCGAGGCGGCGCCTCCGCCACGATGACGGCGCAGCTCGAGCCGAGTGCGAAGGGGACGAGCGTCGTGATGACCACCGACCTGGCGGTGAGCGGCGTGGTGGCGCAGTTCGGGCGCAGCGGCATCATGCAAGAGGTCGCTCAGCGCATGGCCCAACGGTTCGCCAGTTGCGTCGACCAGGAGCTCAAGGCCGCGACCCCAGCCGTCTGATCGCCGGGATTCTGCTCGCCGCCGGGCAGTCGACGCGGTTCGGACGCCAGAAGCTGCTCGAACCGTGGCGTGGTGAGCCACTGGTCCGCAAGACCGCTCGCTGCTTCCTCGAGGCCGGCCTTCGACCGCTCGTTGCCGTTGTCTCGCCCGACCCTCGCCTGATCGAGGCCCTCGCCGGCCTTGCGCTGACGACGGTCGAGAATGCCCATCCCGAAAACGGCATCAGTAGCTCGATCGCCATCGGCCTGCGTGCGCTCCCGGAAACGACGGACGCCGCCTTGATCGGCGTCGGAGACCAGCCTTATCTCACAGCGGAGGTCATTGAGGAACTCGTCCGTGCATTCTCACCGGGGCGGATCGTCGTCCCTCGTTGGGGCGACCACCGGGGAAACCCACCGGTGTTCGATCGTCGATTCTTCGCCGAGTTGCTGACGCTGCGTGGTGATCGGGGTGGTCAGGGCGTGATCGCGGCCCACCCGGATGCAGTCGTCGAGGTCCCTTTCGCTGCGAGGCTCGGCGATGATGTCGATCGCCCCGAAGACTGGCCCTCTTAGGCGATCGTGGTGCGGACCTGCCCGTAGCCCACGGCCAGCGCCCAGAGCAGACCGCCCAGGACCATGGCATCGATGCGCCAGCCGTAGAGACTCCCCGCTGCCGTCAGATTGTCGAGAAGCGAATGCAGAGTGCTCATCTCCAGTTCCGTTGCTGGATCCAGCATCGCGCTACTGTATGAGCGCAGACTCTGAGCGGCATGAGAAGACGCTGAGAAGTCAGCGCCTGCTCGGACGCGCCGCAGAATAGGCGCCCCCGGCGTGGAAAGGGCGGCGAGATAGACTAACCCGCCGAACGTGCCCTGCTAATGGCGTCGGCGCCGGTGTCCTCGACGAGCTCCAGGAACCGATCGACCAGGGCGGCATCCCACTGCTTACCCGCACCCTGCTCGAGTGTGTGGATCGCCTCTTCTTTCGTGCGGTGCCGCCGGTAAGGACGGTCGCTGGTCATTGCCACAAACGCGTCGGCGATCGCGATGATCCGTGCGAAGAGGGGAATTTGATCGCCCCCGAGTCCGTCCGGATAGCCGGAGCCGTCAACCCGCTCGTGATGATGGCGAACGGCCGGCAGGAGCTGGTCGGCGCGAGGCAACGGCCCGAGGATCTCCTCGCCGACGACGGGGTGACGTTTCACCTGGCTGAACTCTCCGGGATCGAGCCGACCCTCTTTGGAGAGGACGCCAACCGGAACGCTCAAAGTGCCAACGTCGTGCAGCAACGCAGCTTTATAGAGATACGTCAGCTGGTCGTCTGGCAGCCCGATTGCGCTGCCCAGTTGCATGGCCCAATGGGCGACCTTCTCGGCAAGGCCGGCGCTGCTGTGATCGCGATCCTCGACCGCGCGCGCCAGTGTGACAACGATCCCTTCGAGCTCATTAATCTGGCTCTTCAACTGGGTGATGCGACGCTGCGCGCGCACCAGCGTCAGCAAGGTGTCCCGCGCCACAGGCATGACCGCGACGTCGTCCGCCCCCGCGCCGACCGCCCGCTGTCGCAGCGCCTCGTCGACCGCCGCGATCAACAGCACCACCGGGGTCTCGTGAGTTGCGGGTGCCTGCTTGATCGCCCGGCAGACTTCGATCCCATCCATGTCGGACAGTGCCGCCTGGCAGAGCACGAGATCCACCGGCTGCGCCGAGAGCATGCGCAAGGCCGCCGCGCCGTCCCTGGCGGTAATCACGTGGTGTCCGGCCGCCTCGAGATGGATGCGCAGCTCACGCTCGCTGTCGGCGTCGTCTTCGGCCACCAGCACGGTCGCAGGGGTATCGTCCGCCTGGTCGCCGCCCGCCGCCGCGCTCATTTTCGGAGCCGTGCCCCCAACTTGCTGAAGTCGCGCTCGGCCGCCATTCGCATGAACGAAAAGGCTCGGTCGTCTTCGCCACGGCTGCGCAGGACGTCGGCGTACATGGCGCACACCTCGGCGAGCTTCCCGGCGGCGTTCCGCTCCTTGAGGAGCCGTAGCGCGAACGCGAAGTGGCGGTCAGCGATGCTCGCGTTGCCCTGGCGCTCGACGGCCTCGCCCTCGAGCGCGGCGGCCACTGCGAGGTGCAGGTGATCGCCCGAGCGCTCGGAGGCCTGCCGTGCTTCTCGGGCGTGCGCGAGCGCGTCGTCCACCCTGTTGTCGTCA is a window encoding:
- a CDS encoding Bax inhibitor-1 family protein, translated to MLPHEMLQTQTQVERSLLSRVMGWLALSLALTAGGVYLWISGVVPQNIPWILYFLVAIGLIFGIQAATNSKNQSLAVGLFTVFSVVEGLFIAPIVSYYLNAKPDAVGSALLGTVGIFLVAAAVVYLTSINMAAWGRYLLGALLVGIVISFATLIFHFPISQLALSLFLGVVFVGLTFFDFWRVKAERAGDNNALLLALSLYLDFINLFLILLRIFGRRN
- a CDS encoding DUF3048 domain-containing protein, yielding MSNLNRLGSTLACGLGLLLAACGSSTATATPTPTPSRPGPAMVQIENSILARPLAGVQPANIVYEYLAEGGITRMTVIYFSPSGSQKIEPVRSARPVTLRLWHAYHGVLFFSGANIKVLQAIQDQHIPALTEGSDGGAYFARDPSRRAPHNLYTDGNRLAQGVGKYAPGVTYVLPSPAEPAASPAPAVANRIVFDQTNSHRVIYTYSAADNAYAYGTALGALVDQDTGQPIKPVNVILLQVAHHDAGFTDVNGVPAVDFDLLGTGPADVFTRGHHYTATWDLSNPELPLKIVGADGKVMRLPSGLTWFHLVDPGTPVTAS
- a CDS encoding SRPBCC family protein, giving the protein MVITTRFELGAPVESAWAYLLDVPKIAHCVPGASLTEVIDDKTYAGKVEVKLGPIGVSYKGRIKIESMDETTHTVNIRAEGAETRGRGGASATMTAQLEPSAKGTSVVMTTDLAVSGVVAQFGRSGIMQEVAQRMAQRFASCVDQELKAATPAV
- a CDS encoding nucleotidyltransferase family protein, producing MRRPGAQGRDPSRLIAGILLAAGQSTRFGRQKLLEPWRGEPLVRKTARCFLEAGLRPLVAVVSPDPRLIEALAGLALTTVENAHPENGISSSIAIGLRALPETTDAALIGVGDQPYLTAEVIEELVRAFSPGRIVVPRWGDHRGNPPVFDRRFFAELLTLRGDRGGQGVIAAHPDAVVEVPFAARLGDDVDRPEDWPS
- a CDS encoding HD domain-containing phosphohydrolase, giving the protein MSAAAGGDQADDTPATVLVAEDDADSERELRIHLEAAGHHVITARDGAAALRMLSAQPVDLVLCQAALSDMDGIEVCRAIKQAPATHETPVVLLIAAVDEALRQRAVGAGADDVAVMPVARDTLLTLVRAQRRITQLKSQINELEGIVVTLARAVEDRDHSSAGLAEKVAHWAMQLGSAIGLPDDQLTYLYKAALLHDVGTLSVPVGVLSKEGRLDPGEFSQVKRHPVVGEEILGPLPRADQLLPAVRHHHERVDGSGYPDGLGGDQIPLFARIIAIADAFVAMTSDRPYRRHRTKEEAIHTLEQGAGKQWDAALVDRFLELVEDTGADAISRARSAG